A region from the Alnus glutinosa chromosome 5, dhAlnGlut1.1, whole genome shotgun sequence genome encodes:
- the LOC133869764 gene encoding putative disease resistance RPP13-like protein 1 isoform X2, translating to MNTGESSSSFVSSVKKVGELLLPPFIQSLWDQLVVPEFLDFVRGAGLEENLDKWRKTLSRIQTMLDDAEEKQHSDRAVKEWLDDLRDLAYDLDDIVDELTIEASAAENQDPPSKLRKTTSVVSWFTRFTPSRFKINRRLGSKIKEITDQFNDIETRKNQLNLKETADERSNRRRWTPAPTSVMNDSHIYGREKDTEAMLELLLGEKYSEAGVSVIPILGMGGIGKTTLAQLLFNDEKVQSFFELKAWACVSEDFDAARVTKAVLKSVSTSASCDDNDLNLLQVQLQEKLKGKKFLVILDDLWNENYHEWTILSAPFLAGAPGSRIVITTRNQGVSSTTSTIEAYCLEVLSNDACLSVFTQHALGASNFSAHPNLKDVGEKIVKKCKGLPLAAKTLGGLLRTTLDRYEWECALNSKIWDIPEERSGIVPALMLSYHHLPSHLKRCFAYCSILPKDYEFQEQQLVLLWVAEGLIQRQRDKQMEDLGSQYFRDLLSRSFFQQSSTKESKFLMHDLINDLAQWVAGDICFRMEDRIEGINKGEFSIKVRHLSYLGDRYDGPKKFEVFSKLKCLRTILPLMLPNMGYCYLTHNVPLKLLSKLPCLRVLSLSGYRIVELPNSIGELRHLRYLDLSHTRIRGLPESTTTLCNLQTLILESCSYIKELPSNLGKLVNLRHLNILNANKLEGMPLQIGKLTNLQTLSNLIVRKGICFALKELGYLLHLRGTLIISRLENAIEPRDARDSKLIEKPDLNELCLEWSAHVDWSKDRASELDLLNVLHPNKSLKELTIRRYGGIEFPTWLKGHSFPHLVLLRIENCKKCTSLPPAGQLPSLKHLFIVGMASVKNVGNEFYGASCSQPFESLETLYFKDMEEWKSWSPDGEFICLRKLSIRNCPKLMGNFPNHLPSLQNVVIERCEQLVVSISSFPELCKLEFENSTGVVRKSKVDFTSLDSKSLSRISDFTCPRVGFMNVESLSIANCEELTPLWSNDVGLLKPLPRLSYMIVDNCKKLVSLVAEEVKDQPQQGQLPPTLKQLQIWHCKNIRILLDENDTNSCSKSTPLLEYLRICQCPSLKSLTSSGELPATLEQVIILECGMLESVAKSFHQNSSLEIIYILTCKNLKSLPDEGLLPCNLRELRIFGCEKMRALPNCIHSITSLRELKIEKCPGVKSFPGKGFPTNLTSLEIRDCNITEALLEWGLQKLTSLQYLEFRGGCPHLVSFPEMTLSASLTTLHIRNLPNLKYLSSEGFRYLSSLKTLQIGWCEKLLSFPDDGLPPSLTGLYIRNLPNLKYLSSKGFRYLSSLKTLGIGWCEKLMSFPDDGLPPSLLHLHIVCCEMFTSFPKNGLPPLLQQLHIKNCPLLKEHCKKDQGREWSKIAHIPCVLIDGMFIYDPEREEQNQPIYPVFRTFAEDFFYSEA from the exons ATGAACACAGGAGAGTCGTCGTCGTCGTTTGTTTCTTCAGTCAAGAAAGTGGGAGAGCTCCTTCTCCCTCCCTTCATTCAATCACTGTGGGATCAATTGGTGGTTCCCGAGTTTTTGGACTTCGTACGCGGAGCAGGACTTGAAGAAAATCTTGACAAGTGGAGGAAAACGCTGTCAAGAATTCAGACAATGCTTGATGATGCGGAGGAGAAGCAACACAGTGACAGGGCTGTGAAAGAGTGgttggatgatctcagagactTGGCTTACGATCTCGACGACATTGTGGATGAACTCACCATTGAAGCATCGGCGGCTGAAAATCAGGATCCCCCAAGTAAGTTACGGAAAACCACCTCAGTCGTTTCTTGGTTTACTCGTTTTACTCCAAGTCGTTTTAAGATCAATAGAAGGCTGGGATCAAAGATAAAGGAGATCACTGATCAATTCAATGATATCGAGACACGGAAAAATCAACTGAATTTGAAAGAAACTGCTGATGAGAGGTCAAACAGAAGGAGATGGACACCGGCGCCAACTTCTGTAATGAATGATAGTCATATTTATGGCAGGGAAAAAGATACAGAGGCTATGCTTGAATTGTTGCTAGGTGAAAAATATAGTGAGGCTGGAGTCTCTGTGATTCCTATACTTGGCATGGGAGGTATAGGAAAGACAACTCTTGCCCAGCTTTTATTCAATGATGAAAAAGTGCAAAGCTTTTTTGAATTGAAAGCATGGGCTTGTGTTTCTGAAGACTTCGATGCTGCTAGGGTAACAAAAGCAGTTCTAAAATCTGTCAGTACCTCTGCAAGCTGTGATGACAATGATCTGAATTTGTTGCAAGTCCAACTCCAGGAAAAACTGAAAGGGAAGAAGTTTTTAGTCATTCTTGACGATCTATGGAATGAGAACTACCATGAATGGACTATCCTAAGTGCTCCTTTCCTAGCAGGAGCTCCTGGAAGTAGGATTGTCATAACAACTCGCAATCAAGGAGTTTCATCAACGACAAGTACCATTGAAGCCTACTGTTTGGAAGTGTTGTCAAATGATGCTTGTTTGTCTGTATTTACCCAACATGCACTAGGGGCAAGCAACTTCAGTGCCCATCCAAATCTTAAAGATGTTGGTGAAAAAATCGTTAAAAAATGTAAAGGCTTGCCTTTGGCAGCAAAGACCCTCGGAGGCCTCTTGCGCACTACGTTGGACCGTTATGAATGGGAATGTGCACTAAATAGCAAGATATGGGATATACCAGAGGAAAGAAGTGGAATTGTTCCAGCTCTTATGTTGAGCTACCACCATCTACCTTCACATTTAAAGAGATGCTTTGCGTATTGTTCAATACTTCCGAAAGACTATGAATTTCAAGAGCAGCAACTGGTTTTGTTATGGGTGGCAGAAGGTCTAATTCAGCGACAACGAGATAAGCAAATGGAAGATTTGGGTAGTCAATATTTTCGCGATCTGTTGTCGAGGTCATTTTTTCAACAATCAAGCACGAAGGAATCAAAATTTCTAATGCACGACCTTATCAATGATTTAGCCCAATGGGTTGCAGGAGATATATGCTTCAGAATGGAGGATAGAATTGAGGGCATCAACAAAGGAGAATTTTCCATAAAAGTTCGGCATTTGTCTTATTTGGGTGATCGTTATGATGGCCCTAAAAAGTTCGAGGTTTTTTCTAAACTCAAATGTCTACGAACAATTTTGCCTCTTATGCTACCTAATATGGGGTATTGTTATTTGACTCATAATGTTCCTCTTAAATTGTTGTCGAAATTACCATGTTTAAGAGTGCTCTCTTTGAGTGGGTACCGCATAGTTGAGCTACCGAATTCAATTGGTGAGTTGAGGCATCTACGGTATCTTGACCTCTCTCACACTCGAATTAGAGGTCTACCTGAATCAACAACCACTCTCTGCAACTTACAAACATTGATATTGGAAAGTTGTTCTTATATAAAGGAATTGCCTTCGAATTTGGGAAAACTGGTCAACTTGCGCCACCTCAACATTCTCAATGCAAATAAACTGGAAGGGATGCCTCTTCAAATAGGCAAATTAACTAATTTGCAGACATTGTCTAATCTAATTGTCAGAAAAGGCATTTGCTTCGCGTTAAAAGAGTTAGGTTATTTGTTGCATCTTCGAGGGACACTCATTATCTCAAGATTGGAGAATGCCATTGAACCCAGGGATGCACGCGATTCAAAGTTAATTGAAAAGCCCGATCTCAATGAGTTGTGCTTGGAATGGAGCGCCCATGTGGATTGGTCAAAAGATAGAGCAAGCGAATTAGACCTACTTAACGTGCTACATCCAAACAAGTCTTTGAAAGAGCTCACTATCAGGCGCTATGGTGGTATAGAATTTCCGACTTGGTTAAAAGGTCATTCATTTCCTCATTTGGTGCTCTTAAGGATTGAAAACTGTAAAAAGTGCACATCATTGCCACCAGCGGGCCAACTACCATCACTTAAACACCTTTTCATCGTAGGCATGGCTAGTGTAAAGAATGTTGGTAATGAGTTTTATGGGGCTAGTTGTTCACAACCTTTTGAATCCTTAGAAACTTTGTATTTCAAGGATATGGAAGAATGGAAGAGCTGGAGCCCTGATGGAGAATTCATATGCCTGCGTAAGCTTTCTATTAGAAATTGTCCCAAACTGATGGGGAATTTTCCAAACCACCTTCCCTCACTACAAAATGTTGTTATAGAAAGATGTGAGCAGTTGGTGGTTTCAATTTCAAGCTTTCCAGAGCTTTGCAAACTAGAATTTGAGAATTCAACAGGGGTGGTGCGCAAAAGTAAGGTGGACTTCACCTCACTAGACTCTAAGTCTCTTTCAAGAATTTCGGACTTTACATGTCCAAGAGTTGGGTTTATGAATGTAGAATCTCTAAGTATTGCAAATTGTGAGGAGCTAACGCCATTATGGTCAAATGATGTGGGATTACTAAAACCCCTCCCCCGTCTTAGTTATATGATCGTTGATAACTGTAAAAAACTAGTTTCTTTGGTGGCAGAAGAAGTAAAAGATCAGCCACAACAGG GCCAACTACCTCCAACTCTAAAACAGCTACAAATATGGCATTGCAAGAATATACGGATTTTGCTGGACGAGAATGATACCAACAGTTGCAGTAAGAGCACACCTCTTCTTGAGTACTTGCGTATTTGTCAATGTCCATCCCTTAAATCCTTAACATCCAGCGGAGAATTACCTGCAACACTTGAACAGGTCATTATTTTGGAATGTGGAATGCTGGAGTCAGTGGCAAAAAGCTTCCATCAGAACTCTTCTCTTGAAATAATTTACATTTTGACTTGTAAAAACCTTAAATCCTTACCGGACGAAGGATTGCTCCCATGCAACCTTAGAGAGCTGAGGATTTTCGGTTGTGAGAAAATGCGGGCCCTACCCAATTGCATACACAGCATCACCTCTCTTCGagaattgaagatagaaaaaTGTCCAGGTGTGAAATCCTTTCCGGGAAAAGGCTTTCCCACCAACCTAACATCACTTGAAATCAGAGATTGCAACATCACTGAGGCCTTGCTTGAGTGGGGGTTGCAAAAGCTTACCTCTCTTCAATATCTTGAATTTCGAGGTGGATGTCCGCATCTGGTATCATTTCCAGAAATGACGTTGTCTGCCTCTCTAACCACCCTCCACATCAGAAACTTGCCAAATTTGAAATACTTATCGTCAGAAGGCTTTCGATACCTCTCATCTCTTAAAACACTACAAATTGGTTGGTGCGAAAAGTTGTTGTCCTTTCCAGATGATGGTCTGCCTCCCTCTCTAACCGGCCTCTACATCAGAAACTTGCCGAATTTGAAATACTTATCTTCAAAAGGCTTTCGATACCTCTCATCTCTTAAAACACTAGGGATTGGATGGTGCGAAAAGTTGATGTCCTTTCCAGATGATGGTCTACCTCCCTCACTCTTGCATCTTCACATCGTTTGCTGTGAAATGTTCACATCCTTTCCGAAGAATGGTCTGCCTCCCTTACTCCAGCAACTTCATATTAAAAACTGTCCTCTGCTGAAAGAACACTGCAAGAAAGATCAAGGACGAGAGTGGTCCAAGATAGCCCACATCCCTTGCGTTCTAATTGATGGTATGTTCATCTATGACCCAGAACGAGAAGAGCAGAATCAGCCCATATATCCTGTATTCAGAACCTTCgcagaggattttttttattcagaggCGTAA
- the LOC133869764 gene encoding putative disease resistance RPP13-like protein 1 isoform X1, with protein sequence MNTGESSSSFVSSVKKVGELLLPPFIQSLWDQLVVPEFLDFVRGAGLEENLDKWRKTLSRIQTMLDDAEEKQHSDRAVKEWLDDLRDLAYDLDDIVDELTIEASAAENQDPPSKLRKTTSVVSWFTRFTPSRFKINRRLGSKIKEITDQFNDIETRKNQLNLKETADERSNRRRWTPAPTSVMNDSHIYGREKDTEAMLELLLGEKYSEAGVSVIPILGMGGIGKTTLAQLLFNDEKVQSFFELKAWACVSEDFDAARVTKAVLKSVSTSASCDDNDLNLLQVQLQEKLKGKKFLVILDDLWNENYHEWTILSAPFLAGAPGSRIVITTRNQGVSSTTSTIEAYCLEVLSNDACLSVFTQHALGASNFSAHPNLKDVGEKIVKKCKGLPLAAKTLGGLLRTTLDRYEWECALNSKIWDIPEERSGIVPALMLSYHHLPSHLKRCFAYCSILPKDYEFQEQQLVLLWVAEGLIQRQRDKQMEDLGSQYFRDLLSRSFFQQSSTKESKFLMHDLINDLAQWVAGDICFRMEDRIEGINKGEFSIKVRHLSYLGDRYDGPKKFEVFSKLKCLRTILPLMLPNMGYCYLTHNVPLKLLSKLPCLRVLSLSGYRIVELPNSIGELRHLRYLDLSHTRIRGLPESTTTLCNLQTLILESCSYIKELPSNLGKLVNLRHLNILNANKLEGMPLQIGKLTNLQTLSNLIVRKGICFALKELGYLLHLRGTLIISRLENAIEPRDARDSKLIEKPDLNELCLEWSAHVDWSKDRASELDLLNVLHPNKSLKELTIRRYGGIEFPTWLKGHSFPHLVLLRIENCKKCTSLPPAGQLPSLKHLFIVGMASVKNVGNEFYGASCSQPFESLETLYFKDMEEWKSWSPDGEFICLRKLSIRNCPKLMGNFPNHLPSLQNVVIERCEQLVVSISSFPELCKLEFENSTGVVRKSKVDFTSLDSKSLSRISDFTCPRVGFMNVESLSIANCEELTPLWSNDVGLLKPLPRLSYMIVDNCKKLVSLVAEEVKDQPQQGMSSTRNDMKSLPKALIYNSKCLEHIYINNCDSLTHIATGQLPPTLKQLQIWHCKNIRILLDENDTNSCSKSTPLLEYLRICQCPSLKSLTSSGELPATLEQVIILECGMLESVAKSFHQNSSLEIIYILTCKNLKSLPDEGLLPCNLRELRIFGCEKMRALPNCIHSITSLRELKIEKCPGVKSFPGKGFPTNLTSLEIRDCNITEALLEWGLQKLTSLQYLEFRGGCPHLVSFPEMTLSASLTTLHIRNLPNLKYLSSEGFRYLSSLKTLQIGWCEKLLSFPDDGLPPSLTGLYIRNLPNLKYLSSKGFRYLSSLKTLGIGWCEKLMSFPDDGLPPSLLHLHIVCCEMFTSFPKNGLPPLLQQLHIKNCPLLKEHCKKDQGREWSKIAHIPCVLIDGMFIYDPEREEQNQPIYPVFRTFAEDFFYSEA encoded by the coding sequence ATGAACACAGGAGAGTCGTCGTCGTCGTTTGTTTCTTCAGTCAAGAAAGTGGGAGAGCTCCTTCTCCCTCCCTTCATTCAATCACTGTGGGATCAATTGGTGGTTCCCGAGTTTTTGGACTTCGTACGCGGAGCAGGACTTGAAGAAAATCTTGACAAGTGGAGGAAAACGCTGTCAAGAATTCAGACAATGCTTGATGATGCGGAGGAGAAGCAACACAGTGACAGGGCTGTGAAAGAGTGgttggatgatctcagagactTGGCTTACGATCTCGACGACATTGTGGATGAACTCACCATTGAAGCATCGGCGGCTGAAAATCAGGATCCCCCAAGTAAGTTACGGAAAACCACCTCAGTCGTTTCTTGGTTTACTCGTTTTACTCCAAGTCGTTTTAAGATCAATAGAAGGCTGGGATCAAAGATAAAGGAGATCACTGATCAATTCAATGATATCGAGACACGGAAAAATCAACTGAATTTGAAAGAAACTGCTGATGAGAGGTCAAACAGAAGGAGATGGACACCGGCGCCAACTTCTGTAATGAATGATAGTCATATTTATGGCAGGGAAAAAGATACAGAGGCTATGCTTGAATTGTTGCTAGGTGAAAAATATAGTGAGGCTGGAGTCTCTGTGATTCCTATACTTGGCATGGGAGGTATAGGAAAGACAACTCTTGCCCAGCTTTTATTCAATGATGAAAAAGTGCAAAGCTTTTTTGAATTGAAAGCATGGGCTTGTGTTTCTGAAGACTTCGATGCTGCTAGGGTAACAAAAGCAGTTCTAAAATCTGTCAGTACCTCTGCAAGCTGTGATGACAATGATCTGAATTTGTTGCAAGTCCAACTCCAGGAAAAACTGAAAGGGAAGAAGTTTTTAGTCATTCTTGACGATCTATGGAATGAGAACTACCATGAATGGACTATCCTAAGTGCTCCTTTCCTAGCAGGAGCTCCTGGAAGTAGGATTGTCATAACAACTCGCAATCAAGGAGTTTCATCAACGACAAGTACCATTGAAGCCTACTGTTTGGAAGTGTTGTCAAATGATGCTTGTTTGTCTGTATTTACCCAACATGCACTAGGGGCAAGCAACTTCAGTGCCCATCCAAATCTTAAAGATGTTGGTGAAAAAATCGTTAAAAAATGTAAAGGCTTGCCTTTGGCAGCAAAGACCCTCGGAGGCCTCTTGCGCACTACGTTGGACCGTTATGAATGGGAATGTGCACTAAATAGCAAGATATGGGATATACCAGAGGAAAGAAGTGGAATTGTTCCAGCTCTTATGTTGAGCTACCACCATCTACCTTCACATTTAAAGAGATGCTTTGCGTATTGTTCAATACTTCCGAAAGACTATGAATTTCAAGAGCAGCAACTGGTTTTGTTATGGGTGGCAGAAGGTCTAATTCAGCGACAACGAGATAAGCAAATGGAAGATTTGGGTAGTCAATATTTTCGCGATCTGTTGTCGAGGTCATTTTTTCAACAATCAAGCACGAAGGAATCAAAATTTCTAATGCACGACCTTATCAATGATTTAGCCCAATGGGTTGCAGGAGATATATGCTTCAGAATGGAGGATAGAATTGAGGGCATCAACAAAGGAGAATTTTCCATAAAAGTTCGGCATTTGTCTTATTTGGGTGATCGTTATGATGGCCCTAAAAAGTTCGAGGTTTTTTCTAAACTCAAATGTCTACGAACAATTTTGCCTCTTATGCTACCTAATATGGGGTATTGTTATTTGACTCATAATGTTCCTCTTAAATTGTTGTCGAAATTACCATGTTTAAGAGTGCTCTCTTTGAGTGGGTACCGCATAGTTGAGCTACCGAATTCAATTGGTGAGTTGAGGCATCTACGGTATCTTGACCTCTCTCACACTCGAATTAGAGGTCTACCTGAATCAACAACCACTCTCTGCAACTTACAAACATTGATATTGGAAAGTTGTTCTTATATAAAGGAATTGCCTTCGAATTTGGGAAAACTGGTCAACTTGCGCCACCTCAACATTCTCAATGCAAATAAACTGGAAGGGATGCCTCTTCAAATAGGCAAATTAACTAATTTGCAGACATTGTCTAATCTAATTGTCAGAAAAGGCATTTGCTTCGCGTTAAAAGAGTTAGGTTATTTGTTGCATCTTCGAGGGACACTCATTATCTCAAGATTGGAGAATGCCATTGAACCCAGGGATGCACGCGATTCAAAGTTAATTGAAAAGCCCGATCTCAATGAGTTGTGCTTGGAATGGAGCGCCCATGTGGATTGGTCAAAAGATAGAGCAAGCGAATTAGACCTACTTAACGTGCTACATCCAAACAAGTCTTTGAAAGAGCTCACTATCAGGCGCTATGGTGGTATAGAATTTCCGACTTGGTTAAAAGGTCATTCATTTCCTCATTTGGTGCTCTTAAGGATTGAAAACTGTAAAAAGTGCACATCATTGCCACCAGCGGGCCAACTACCATCACTTAAACACCTTTTCATCGTAGGCATGGCTAGTGTAAAGAATGTTGGTAATGAGTTTTATGGGGCTAGTTGTTCACAACCTTTTGAATCCTTAGAAACTTTGTATTTCAAGGATATGGAAGAATGGAAGAGCTGGAGCCCTGATGGAGAATTCATATGCCTGCGTAAGCTTTCTATTAGAAATTGTCCCAAACTGATGGGGAATTTTCCAAACCACCTTCCCTCACTACAAAATGTTGTTATAGAAAGATGTGAGCAGTTGGTGGTTTCAATTTCAAGCTTTCCAGAGCTTTGCAAACTAGAATTTGAGAATTCAACAGGGGTGGTGCGCAAAAGTAAGGTGGACTTCACCTCACTAGACTCTAAGTCTCTTTCAAGAATTTCGGACTTTACATGTCCAAGAGTTGGGTTTATGAATGTAGAATCTCTAAGTATTGCAAATTGTGAGGAGCTAACGCCATTATGGTCAAATGATGTGGGATTACTAAAACCCCTCCCCCGTCTTAGTTATATGATCGTTGATAACTGTAAAAAACTAGTTTCTTTGGTGGCAGAAGAAGTAAAAGATCAGCCACAACAGGGTATGTCATCCACACGCAATGACATGAAATCTTTACCCAAGGCATTGATTTACAACAGCAAATGTCTTGAGcatatttatattaataattgtGATTCACTGACCCACATTGCAACAGGCCAACTACCTCCAACTCTAAAACAGCTACAAATATGGCATTGCAAGAATATACGGATTTTGCTGGACGAGAATGATACCAACAGTTGCAGTAAGAGCACACCTCTTCTTGAGTACTTGCGTATTTGTCAATGTCCATCCCTTAAATCCTTAACATCCAGCGGAGAATTACCTGCAACACTTGAACAGGTCATTATTTTGGAATGTGGAATGCTGGAGTCAGTGGCAAAAAGCTTCCATCAGAACTCTTCTCTTGAAATAATTTACATTTTGACTTGTAAAAACCTTAAATCCTTACCGGACGAAGGATTGCTCCCATGCAACCTTAGAGAGCTGAGGATTTTCGGTTGTGAGAAAATGCGGGCCCTACCCAATTGCATACACAGCATCACCTCTCTTCGagaattgaagatagaaaaaTGTCCAGGTGTGAAATCCTTTCCGGGAAAAGGCTTTCCCACCAACCTAACATCACTTGAAATCAGAGATTGCAACATCACTGAGGCCTTGCTTGAGTGGGGGTTGCAAAAGCTTACCTCTCTTCAATATCTTGAATTTCGAGGTGGATGTCCGCATCTGGTATCATTTCCAGAAATGACGTTGTCTGCCTCTCTAACCACCCTCCACATCAGAAACTTGCCAAATTTGAAATACTTATCGTCAGAAGGCTTTCGATACCTCTCATCTCTTAAAACACTACAAATTGGTTGGTGCGAAAAGTTGTTGTCCTTTCCAGATGATGGTCTGCCTCCCTCTCTAACCGGCCTCTACATCAGAAACTTGCCGAATTTGAAATACTTATCTTCAAAAGGCTTTCGATACCTCTCATCTCTTAAAACACTAGGGATTGGATGGTGCGAAAAGTTGATGTCCTTTCCAGATGATGGTCTACCTCCCTCACTCTTGCATCTTCACATCGTTTGCTGTGAAATGTTCACATCCTTTCCGAAGAATGGTCTGCCTCCCTTACTCCAGCAACTTCATATTAAAAACTGTCCTCTGCTGAAAGAACACTGCAAGAAAGATCAAGGACGAGAGTGGTCCAAGATAGCCCACATCCCTTGCGTTCTAATTGATGGTATGTTCATCTATGACCCAGAACGAGAAGAGCAGAATCAGCCCATATATCCTGTATTCAGAACCTTCgcagaggattttttttattcagaggCGTAA